A genome region from Arachis duranensis cultivar V14167 chromosome 8, aradu.V14167.gnm2.J7QH, whole genome shotgun sequence includes the following:
- the LOC107462729 gene encoding uncharacterized protein LOC107462729, producing the protein MLQLFFTMAFSAVPLILYIPPIRNLNLFVEAMEDISRESRLYSNRIYPRLRSAWFRVINCFLCYNTR; encoded by the coding sequence ATGTTGCAGTTGTTCTTCACAATGGCTTTCTCTGCAGTTCCATTGATCCTCTATATTCCACCAATCAGAAACTTGAATCTCTTTGTGGAAGCCATGGAAGACATAAGCAGAGAATCAAGATTATACAGCAATAGGATATACCCTCGCCTAAGGAGTGCTTGGTTTAGGGTCATCAATTGCTTCCTATGCTACAACACAAGGTag